The Oryzias latipes chromosome 1, ASM223467v1 genome contains a region encoding:
- the LOC105356696 gene encoding CREB3 regulatory factor, which yields MPQPGMNGMEPAFGEAFGGHRGLRSPCPPALSPQEGRTEYDQTVLLMLGSPASPRKRPFELLSDLVDDGGFGEDQHPERWDVSALDEMTRYTKLGLGGVGEPLACSEEGVLMGCWGRNQEEEEERRTKSKRPAPPVALEVQAAAEGKEEQCASVPTAAPGGLCAAGGGQDAGMLRERTVEVYQVGQEEEEVTTGLALEHCSEEHNYSLSQGGQLVAGPEEKEDQEVQGSEESSTILELKGDEDEEEEEEEVEEETTAEFSSSSESECEVEAEPTAPPGQRPSKRRCFWEYRRTRESAPKKKVGGDVHWSLSWSASTLPSTLYRREGKKGRRKARKTDASDLTPNPQKLHSIGEQLQKLNAAIDGMGPVNDLPAVARARSRKEKNKLASRACRLKKKAQHEANKIKLWGLNQEYENLLASLLRIKEVIRRRVESSEEEEPDDRGMTRRLEDILKESSGPLVAGRTKDFVQRILAANSQNQLGGHQQEGEKAAG from the exons ATGCCTCAG CCGGGCATGAATGGGATGGAGCCTGCGTTTGGCGAGGCCTTCGGGGGGCACAGGGGGCTGCGGAGTCCCTGTCCGCCGGCGCTGTCGCCCCAGGAGGGAAGGACCGAGTACGACCAG ACGGTGCTCCTCATGCTGGGCTCCCCCGCGTCGCCGCGGAAACGCCCGTTTGAGCTGCTGAGCGACCTGGTGGACGATGGGGGCTTTGGGGAGGACCAGCACCCGGAGCGCTGGGATGTTTCTGCACTGGACGAAATGACTCGCTACACCAAGCTGGGCCTCGGGGGGGTTGGGGAGCCGTTGGCCTGCTCTGAGGAGGGGGTCCTCATGGGATGCTGGGGACggaaccaggaggaggaggaggagaggaggacgaAGAGCAAACGCCCGGCGCCTCCTGTTGCCCTGGAGGTCCAGGCGGCTGCTGAGGGGAAGGAGGAGCAGTGCGCCTCTGTTCCCACAGCAGCCCCAGGGGGGCTGTGTGCTGCTGGGGGAGGACAGGATGCCGGGATGTTAAGGGAGCGCACGGTGGAGGTGTACCAGGTCGggcaagaggaagaggaggtgacgACCGGGTTAGCTCTGGAGCACTGCAGTGAGGAGCACAACTACTCCCTCAGTCAGGGGGGGCAGCTGGTGGCAGGGCCTGAGGAGAAGGAGGACCAGGAGGTGCAGGGCAGTGAGGAGAGCTCGACGATCCTAGAGCTAAAGGGGGACGAGgacgaagaagaggaggaggaggaggtggaggaggagaccacagccgAGTTCTCCAGCTCCTCAGAGTCAGAATGTG AGGTGGAAGCAGAGCCGACCGCTCCACCAGGCCAACGCCCGTCCAAGCGCCGCTGCTTCTGGGAGTACAGACGCACTCGGGAGTCGGCCCCAAAGAAGAAAGTGGGCGGCGACGTCCACTGGTCTCTGTCCTGGAGCGCCAGCACTCTGCCCAGTACTCTGTACCGCCGGGAGG GGAAAAAAGGACGACGCAAAGCTCGCAAAACCGACGCCAGCGACCTAACCCCCAACCCCCAGAAGCTTCACAGCATTGGCGAGCAGCTGCAGAAGCTCAACGCCGCCATCGACGGCATGGGACCGGTCAACGACCTGCCCGCCGTGGCCCGGGCCCGCTCCCGCAAGGAGAAGAACAAGCTGGCCTCCAG GGCCTGCCGGCTGAAGAAGAAGGCCCAGCATGAAGCCAACAAGATTAAGCTGTGGGGGCTCAACCAGGAGTACG AGAACCTGTTGGCATCTCTGCTGCGCATCAAGGAGGTGATCAGGAGGCGCGTGGAGAGcagcgaggaggaggagccagaCGACCGCGGGATGACCCGGCGCCTGGAGGACATCCTGAAGGAGTCCAGCG GTCCGTTGGTCGCCGGTCGGACCAAAGACTTCGTGCAGAGAATTCTGGCGGCCAACAGTCAGAACCAGCTGGGGGGCCACCAGCAGGAGGGGGAGAAGGCAGCGGGGTGA